A genome region from Natronobeatus ordinarius includes the following:
- a CDS encoding S8 family serine peptidase, translating into MRREQSLAVFLSALIMLSMIGMGVVGAAGNSTASLDSSSVLEDGETDLLERTTAEVLTEEEAKKMAEIDRELEEKEGPTDILILLEEELEVVSAHDREATVASLQSQAAESQEPVVTELETLDGVTVDRQFWIGNIVSVTVDLDDQELERLAEIDGVEQVVKNYEIEPPAPVPTDGEAPDEYEDVTYGLDQINAPDVWEAYGTQGDGAVIAIQDNGFDVDHPDLDFEEAVRLDGDGNVVGPAEVDDVQAHGTHVASTAAGGNASGTWIGVAPEAELHGHDIFSEGGVVGASIGSMQLAVENDADVVSGSWGSGCNVNFPPPVYNDVMVEPIENTYESGVSVVSSSGNAGESCVGGFASDFNSFSIGNSMADLGINPSSSGSLIDKYHGQPDWPEESYEGMPEEDEDSSYVSFDDPPADWPQQWIDPDVSAPGTAVYGALPGGGYGELTGTSMSSPHVAGAIALVQSATDEHHEPKEIEAALLETAHKPAEWDESEARWEIANKDSRYGVGIIDVKAAIDQLEETGVETVTGTVTDEDGNPVAGAQVTTEDGQVTGTDEDGSYELTLATDEATLTAGGVGYTPDTKTVTVEDGATADFTVGVTLEPLEDFFDDQPVYAEIGSEFEFGGEVVNLESYTPELSDESTVEASDVSLEVNGEEATLGETIDLNESTIEIVVETADELSEGDLVGFEHTFGGHGATETLVTGPTEITEELEPAFFELSDLEAPETMPLENIPAEVTVTNTGQETDTVELDYFIDEAGIAALDTVTLDPGESETLQYSIGGADALFEYGDTVEHGFVTVTERDFLGNPTEIDDEISADLTFLADGTLFLVEEFDAPMEGEPGEEIDVSATITNYGLDTDTQTVAYHVDGDEVETMDVELASEETTTVTFENVTLPDVEGYYVHGVETANDSAESNVGIGVEFVTVTVVQDGSGEYGESTASVIADHVSAEFIVDVVESGDAAAHVDDTDVMVFHDITEDDAEDVLSAVEDDPTTGAVYLDQWGGNADAIPTRSDVIGDPATTDEAFAFDGEPIMTISEEHELFDGVGDPGDSFVIHHGGSADITWFEGASGDTLAEAEVDGDSGPALAVDPDTNAVLLSSIATSSYVSTDELTEESATLLANAVEYAEDQRSFTGSIAGEVTDSKTGVPVGDVTVQAENDAGDTFIAVTDDDGEYSMSGLEPGQYVVNPVGVPDDYEDLEAIVTVEIAEVSEANFEVDPVQSTIAGTVVDQNDEPLEGAEVFDADGDAFSAVTDEKGMFAIDSDAFEQGDTVALRADKDGYDESTIEFLDLGPGTNELSFELQKQPEPEIDLSDVENASFVLGGTYEELTASIDFGEGYAADEEYTVVLMVEDEAGEPVDLLDNEGVEVEQFVLIDTGEEVDIVDIGDGYFKVDKAELGSEIEGESLIAQLDIAIESDAAEGDYTFTTAVAEWDSDDETMTDVVGEPAVAPFTITESELAQYADEDGIIATDGLRNAIDDWRDGEIETDLLRDVIDAWRSGENVVEPTASVQPSLVVAA; encoded by the coding sequence ATGAGACGAGAACAATCGCTTGCGGTCTTCCTCTCTGCACTGATCATGCTTTCGATGATCGGTATGGGGGTAGTCGGGGCTGCAGGCAACTCGACGGCAAGTTTGGATAGTAGTAGTGTACTCGAGGACGGCGAGACGGACCTGCTCGAGCGCACCACAGCTGAGGTACTGACTGAGGAAGAGGCGAAGAAAATGGCCGAGATAGATCGCGAGCTCGAGGAGAAAGAGGGTCCGACGGACATCCTCATTCTTCTCGAAGAAGAGCTCGAAGTCGTTTCGGCCCACGACCGTGAGGCGACGGTGGCAAGCCTCCAGAGTCAGGCTGCTGAGTCTCAAGAACCCGTCGTTACCGAACTCGAGACGCTCGATGGCGTGACGGTAGACCGCCAGTTCTGGATCGGTAACATCGTGAGCGTGACGGTCGATCTCGACGACCAGGAGCTCGAGCGCCTCGCCGAGATCGACGGCGTCGAGCAAGTGGTGAAAAACTACGAGATCGAGCCACCAGCGCCGGTCCCAACCGACGGGGAGGCTCCCGATGAGTACGAGGACGTCACGTACGGCCTCGATCAGATCAATGCACCAGACGTCTGGGAGGCCTACGGCACCCAGGGTGACGGTGCGGTCATCGCCATCCAGGACAACGGATTCGACGTCGATCACCCCGACCTCGACTTCGAAGAGGCGGTGAGACTCGACGGTGACGGAAACGTCGTCGGACCGGCTGAGGTCGACGACGTCCAGGCACACGGCACTCACGTGGCCAGCACGGCTGCGGGTGGCAACGCTTCCGGAACCTGGATCGGCGTCGCACCCGAAGCCGAACTCCACGGACACGACATCTTCTCCGAGGGAGGTGTCGTCGGTGCGTCCATCGGTTCCATGCAGCTAGCCGTCGAGAACGACGCCGACGTCGTCAGTGGAAGCTGGGGCTCCGGCTGCAACGTGAACTTCCCACCACCGGTGTACAACGACGTGATGGTCGAGCCGATCGAAAACACCTACGAGTCCGGTGTGAGCGTCGTCAGCTCCAGCGGCAACGCCGGCGAGAGCTGTGTCGGTGGCTTCGCCAGCGACTTCAACTCGTTCTCGATCGGGAACTCCATGGCAGATCTGGGTATCAACCCCAGCTCGAGTGGCTCGCTGATCGACAAGTACCACGGACAGCCCGACTGGCCCGAAGAGTCGTACGAAGGGATGCCCGAAGAAGACGAAGATTCCAGCTACGTGAGCTTCGACGACCCGCCGGCCGACTGGCCACAGCAGTGGATCGATCCGGACGTCTCCGCACCGGGAACGGCCGTCTACGGCGCACTCCCGGGTGGTGGATACGGCGAACTGACCGGGACGAGTATGTCCTCGCCGCACGTCGCGGGGGCAATCGCGCTGGTCCAGTCTGCGACTGACGAACACCACGAGCCGAAAGAGATCGAAGCGGCGCTGCTGGAAACGGCCCACAAACCAGCCGAGTGGGACGAGTCCGAGGCGCGCTGGGAAATCGCGAACAAAGACAGCCGGTACGGCGTCGGTATCATCGACGTCAAAGCGGCCATCGACCAGCTCGAGGAGACCGGCGTCGAAACGGTCACTGGTACCGTCACCGACGAAGACGGCAACCCGGTCGCCGGTGCACAGGTCACGACCGAAGACGGTCAGGTCACCGGCACCGACGAAGACGGCAGCTACGAGCTCACGCTGGCCACCGACGAAGCGACGCTCACCGCCGGCGGCGTCGGCTACACGCCCGACACAAAGACGGTGACCGTCGAAGATGGTGCAACAGCTGACTTCACCGTCGGCGTCACGCTCGAGCCACTCGAGGACTTCTTCGACGACCAGCCGGTGTACGCCGAGATCGGTAGCGAGTTCGAGTTCGGTGGTGAAGTGGTCAATCTCGAATCGTACACGCCCGAACTGTCCGACGAGAGTACGGTCGAAGCGAGTGACGTGTCCCTCGAAGTGAACGGTGAGGAAGCCACACTCGGTGAGACCATCGATCTCAACGAGTCGACGATCGAGATCGTCGTCGAGACGGCCGATGAGCTCTCCGAAGGCGACCTCGTCGGATTCGAACACACGTTCGGCGGACACGGTGCAACGGAAACGCTCGTCACCGGTCCGACCGAGATAACCGAAGAGCTCGAACCGGCGTTCTTCGAGCTCTCGGACCTCGAGGCACCGGAGACGATGCCGCTCGAGAACATCCCGGCCGAGGTTACGGTGACGAACACCGGGCAGGAAACCGACACCGTCGAGCTCGATTACTTCATCGACGAGGCCGGGATCGCGGCACTCGACACGGTGACGCTCGATCCCGGCGAATCCGAAACGCTCCAGTACAGCATCGGCGGCGCCGACGCGCTCTTCGAGTACGGCGACACCGTCGAACACGGGTTCGTGACCGTGACCGAGCGCGATTTCCTCGGTAACCCAACGGAGATCGACGACGAGATCTCCGCTGACCTCACGTTCCTCGCCGACGGGACGCTCTTCCTCGTCGAGGAGTTCGACGCCCCGATGGAGGGCGAGCCCGGTGAGGAAATCGACGTGAGTGCAACGATTACGAACTACGGCCTGGACACTGACACACAGACCGTCGCGTACCACGTCGATGGGGACGAAGTCGAAACGATGGACGTCGAACTCGCGAGCGAGGAGACCACGACGGTCACGTTCGAGAACGTTACCCTCCCCGACGTAGAGGGGTACTACGTCCACGGTGTCGAGACCGCCAACGATAGTGCCGAGTCCAACGTCGGCATCGGCGTCGAGTTCGTCACCGTGACGGTCGTACAGGACGGAAGCGGAGAGTACGGTGAATCGACCGCATCGGTCATCGCCGATCACGTCTCCGCTGAGTTCATCGTCGACGTCGTCGAGAGCGGCGACGCCGCCGCACACGTCGACGACACCGACGTGATGGTCTTCCACGACATCACCGAGGACGACGCCGAAGACGTCCTCTCTGCAGTCGAGGACGACCCGACGACCGGTGCAGTCTACCTCGACCAGTGGGGCGGGAACGCAGACGCAATTCCCACCCGAAGTGACGTCATCGGTGATCCGGCGACCACTGACGAGGCGTTCGCTTTCGATGGCGAGCCGATCATGACCATCTCGGAAGAGCACGAACTCTTCGACGGCGTCGGCGACCCCGGTGACTCCTTCGTGATCCACCACGGTGGCTCGGCGGACATCACCTGGTTCGAGGGAGCCAGCGGCGACACGCTCGCCGAGGCCGAAGTCGACGGCGACAGCGGACCCGCGCTGGCCGTCGATCCAGACACGAACGCCGTTCTCCTCTCGTCGATTGCGACCAGCAGCTACGTCTCCACTGACGAGCTCACCGAGGAGTCTGCAACGCTTCTCGCCAACGCGGTCGAGTACGCCGAAGACCAGCGCAGCTTCACCGGCTCGATCGCCGGCGAAGTGACTGACTCGAAGACCGGCGTTCCCGTCGGCGACGTCACGGTCCAGGCCGAGAACGACGCTGGAGACACCTTCATCGCCGTCACCGACGACGACGGCGAGTACTCGATGAGCGGTCTCGAGCCCGGCCAGTACGTCGTCAACCCGGTCGGCGTCCCCGACGATTACGAGGACCTCGAGGCCATCGTGACCGTCGAGATTGCGGAAGTCAGCGAGGCGAACTTCGAAGTCGACCCGGTCCAGTCGACCATCGCCGGAACCGTCGTCGACCAGAACGATGAGCCACTCGAGGGCGCTGAGGTATTCGATGCGGACGGCGATGCCTTCAGCGCAGTGACCGACGAGAAAGGAATGTTCGCGATCGACTCCGACGCGTTCGAGCAGGGCGACACGGTCGCCCTCCGCGCGGACAAAGACGGCTACGACGAGTCGACCATCGAGTTCCTCGATCTCGGACCCGGAACGAACGAGCTCTCGTTCGAGCTCCAGAAACAGCCCGAGCCCGAGATCGACCTCAGCGACGTCGAGAACGCGAGCTTCGTCCTCGGGGGAACCTACGAGGAACTCACCGCGTCGATCGACTTCGGTGAGGGCTACGCAGCTGACGAGGAGTACACCGTCGTGTTGATGGTCGAAGACGAAGCCGGCGAGCCGGTCGACTTACTCGACAACGAAGGCGTCGAGGTCGAACAGTTCGTCCTCATCGACACCGGCGAGGAAGTCGACATCGTCGACATCGGCGATGGCTACTTCAAAGTCGACAAAGCCGAGCTCGGTTCGGAGATCGAGGGTGAAAGCCTGATCGCCCAGCTCGACATCGCGATCGAGAGCGACGCCGCCGAAGGGGACTACACGTTCACCACGGCGGTCGCCGAGTGGGACAGCGACGACGAGACGATGACCGACGTCGTCGGCGAGCCAGCGGTCGCTCCGTTCACGATCACCGAGAGCGAGTTGGCCCAGTACGCCGACGAGGACGGTATCATCGCCACTGACGGGCTCCGGAACGCCATTGACGACTGGCGTGATGGCGAGATCGAAACCGATCTCCTGCGCGACGTCATCGACGCGTGGCGCTCCGGAGAGAACGTCGTCGAACCGACTGCGAGCGTCCAGCCATCGCTGGTGGTTGCGGCGTAG